Below is a genomic region from Actinoallomurus bryophytorum.
AGCGTGGTCGCGGCGAAGCTCCTTCAGGCGTGGTCGAGGGCGGCTCGGAGGGCGGATTCCACGTCGGGGTGGTGGAAGGTGAAACCGGCCGTGGTGAGGCGGTCGGGGATGACGCGGAGGCTGCCGAGCACCTCGGGGGCGACCTGGCCCACCGTGAGGCGCAGGGGCCAGGCCGGGAGCCGGAGGAAGGCACGTCTGCCCAGCTCGCGAGCAAGAGTGTCGGTGAGGTCGCGGCTGCGGGCGGGGTGCGGCGCGGTGATGTTGTACGGCCCGTACGCCTGCGGGTCCGAGGCCAGGAAGCGGATGGCGCGGACCGTGTCGGTCAGGGAGATCTGGCTCCAGTACTCGCGGCCGGAGCCGATCGAGGCGCCGAGGCCCGCACGGAACCAGGGCAGGAGTCTCGGCAGGACGCCGCCCTGCCCGGACAGGACGAGGCCCGTACGCAGATGGCACACGCGGATTCCGGCGTCCTCGGCGGGCCGGGTGGCCGCCTCCCAGCGGTGGGAGACCATCGGCAGGAAGCCAGGGGAGGCGGCGGCGGACGCCTCGGTGAGCGCCTCGTCGCCCCGGTCGATTCCGTACCAGCGCATGCCCGAGGCGGAGATGAGCACGCCGGGACGGGCCTGCACGCACAGCTCGGCCAGGGCGGCGGTCGTCGAGACTCGGCTGTCCAGCAGGACCTTCTTGTAGGCGGGCGTCCAGCGCCGGTCTCCGATACCGGCGCCCGCGAGGTTCACGACCACGGCGTCGGCCAGGACCGAGGGGGTGGGCGGCCATTCGACCTCGCCCGGAGCCTCGGGAACGTGCCGGACCAGACGTGTGACGCTGTGCCCGTCGGCCTCCAAGGACCGCCGCAAAGCGGTCCCGATCAGGCCGCTCGACCCCGCGATGACGACGTTCGTCATGTGTCGACGCTTACGCTCAACGTCGTCACGAAGGCGGCGGCGACCAGGCCGAGAATCGTCCAGGCCAGCCGCCGTAGCCGGTGCTGGTACCCGGGAAGCTCTTCGGGGAGGGCGAACACCCGCGCGGGCCAGTGGCGCCAGGACACGTGCGCGAACACGGATCCGGCGAGCAGATGCAGCACCAGGGCGACGCCGTAGCCGAGCCGGACCTCGGGCCGTATGACCAGGATCGACAGGTCGGTGAGCAACAGCGCGGCGACCAGTGCGACCACCGGTCGGCGGTTCCCGTTCGCGAGGGTCACGAGGAACTCCTCGCGGCGTTCGGCGTCGGGGAAGAAGCGTTCGACGCGGGGCTGGACGACCACGAGGCTGTAGACCATGGAGCCCAGCCAGACGGCCGCGATCGTTAAGTGGGCGACGATGACCATGCCTCGCGTATATCCGCCGGATCACCGGCGCCGCAAGAGTAGGGCCTCTACGGATCCATACCGAAGTTAACCTATTGACAAAGTAGGGAAATCCAACAATCTTGAAGCCATGGCGCAGGCCCCCCTCCATCTCGCGGCGGCTCTCGACGGTGCCGGCTGGCATCCGGCGGCATGGCGTGATCCGGGCGCACGGCCGCGG
It encodes:
- a CDS encoding TIGR01777 family oxidoreductase is translated as MTNVVIAGSSGLIGTALRRSLEADGHSVTRLVRHVPEAPGEVEWPPTPSVLADAVVVNLAGAGIGDRRWTPAYKKVLLDSRVSTTAALAELCVQARPGVLISASGMRWYGIDRGDEALTEASAAASPGFLPMVSHRWEAATRPAEDAGIRVCHLRTGLVLSGQGGVLPRLLPWFRAGLGASIGSGREYWSQISLTDTVRAIRFLASDPQAYGPYNITAPHPARSRDLTDTLARELGRRAFLRLPAWPLRLTVGQVAPEVLGSLRVIPDRLTTAGFTFHHPDVESALRAALDHA